In a genomic window of Lacrimispora sp. BS-2:
- the recA gene encoding recombinase RecA: MNKDDKLKALDAALTQIEKAYGKGSVMKLGDSGTNMNVETVPTGALSLDIALGLGGIPKGRVVEIYGPESSGKTTVALHMIAEVQKRGGIAGFIDAEHALDPVYAKNIGVDIDNLYISQPDNGEQALEITETMVRSGAVDIVIVDSVAALVPKAEIEGDMGDSHVGLQARLMSQALRKLTAIISKSNCIVLFINQLREKVGVMFGSPETTTGGRALKFYASVRLDIRKIETLKQGGDMVGNRVRVKVVKNKIAPPFKEAEFDIMFGKGISKEGDILDLAVKENIVEKSGAWFAYNNVKIGQGRENAKTYFQDNPTVCLEVENKVRTKYGLHEEDSITPEGAGSVAPKESKRIKAEESKDQASKE; this comes from the coding sequence ATGAATAAAGATGATAAGCTAAAGGCGCTTGATGCCGCCCTTACTCAGATAGAAAAGGCATATGGAAAAGGCTCTGTTATGAAGCTGGGCGACTCAGGTACAAATATGAATGTGGAGACAGTACCTACGGGGGCATTAAGCCTTGATATCGCTCTTGGCCTGGGCGGGATCCCTAAAGGAAGAGTTGTGGAAATCTATGGACCGGAATCCAGTGGTAAGACCACCGTTGCCCTTCATATGATCGCAGAGGTTCAGAAGAGAGGCGGTATCGCAGGATTTATTGACGCGGAGCACGCACTGGATCCTGTTTATGCCAAGAACATAGGAGTGGATATTGATAATCTTTACATTTCCCAGCCGGATAACGGGGAGCAGGCATTGGAGATCACGGAAACCATGGTCCGTTCCGGAGCCGTTGACATTGTGATCGTGGACTCGGTTGCAGCCCTGGTACCAAAGGCAGAGATCGAAGGAGATATGGGTGATTCCCATGTGGGCCTTCAGGCGAGACTGATGTCCCAGGCTCTTAGAAAGCTGACGGCCATCATCAGCAAGTCCAATTGTATTGTTCTCTTCATTAACCAGCTTCGTGAGAAGGTGGGAGTGATGTTTGGAAGTCCTGAGACTACCACAGGAGGACGTGCCCTTAAGTTCTACGCGTCTGTCCGCCTGGATATCCGGAAGATCGAGACATTGAAGCAAGGCGGAGATATGGTAGGAAACCGGGTCCGCGTAAAGGTTGTGAAGAATAAGATCGCGCCGCCCTTTAAGGAGGCAGAGTTTGACATCATGTTCGGCAAAGGTATTTCCAAGGAAGGAGATATCCTGGATCTGGCTGTAAAAGAGAATATCGTGGAAAAGAGCGGAGCATGGTTTGCTTATAATAACGTTAAGATCGGCCAGGGGCGTGAGAATGCCAAGACATATTTTCAGGATAATCCAACCGTTTGCCTGGAGGTCGAGAACAAGGTCCGCACAAAGTATGGGCTTCATGAAGAAGATAGCATAACGCCGGAGGGTGCTGGTTCAGTTGCCCCAAAGGAAAGCAAGAGGATTAAAGCAGAAGAAAGCAAGGATCAGGCTTCTAAGGAATAA